TCCGGGTGAGGCCTTCCAGTTCGACTGGAGCGAGGACTGGGCTGTTCTCGCCGGCGTGCGCACCAAGCTGCAGGTAGCCCACTTCAAGCTCAGCCACAGCCGAGCGTTCTACCTGCGCGCCTATCCGCTGCAAACGCACGAGATGCTGTTCGATGCCCACAACCATGCATTCGCAGTCCTGGGCGGTGTGCCCCGCCGTGGCATCTACGACAACATGCGCACCGCCGTAGACCGGGTGCGCCGTGGCAAGGAGCGCGACGTCAATGCGCGCTTTGCGGCCATGGTCAGCCACTTCCTGTTCGAGGCCGAGTTCTGCAATCCTGCTTCGGGCTGGGAGAAGGGCCAGGTGGAGAAGAACGTGCGCGATGCCCGCCATCGCCTGTGGCAGGTAGTGCCGCCATTCCCAAGCCTGCCCGATCTCAATGCATGGCTTGAAGAGCGCTGCGTGGCGCTGTGGCACGAGATCGAGCACGGCAAGCTGCCGGGCACCGTCGCGGACATCTGGACCGAGGAGAAGAACGACTTGATGCCAATGCCCCGGCCCTTCGATGGCTTTGTGGAGCACACCAAACGCGTCTCACCCACCTGCCTCGTCCACTTCGAGCGCAACCGCTACAGCGTGCCGGCGCCTTATGCCAATCGGCCGGTGAGCCTGCGGGTCTACGCCGATCGCCTGGTGGTCGCCGCCGAAGGCCAGATCGTGTGCGAGCATCAGCGCCTGATCGAGCGTAACCACCATGGTGCGGGACAGACCGTGTACGACTGGCGCCACTACCTGGCAGTGCTGCAGCGCAAGCCC
This region of Alicycliphilus denitrificans K601 genomic DNA includes:
- the istA gene encoding IS21 family transposase; protein product: MIDVATLSVIRRWALREQLSIREIARRTGLSRNTIRKYLRVGEAEPHYAKRVSPSKLDPFALKLAGWLKTEAGRSRKQRRTVKQMYVDLQALGYGGSYNRVAAFARLWHEQRLVAQQTTGRGTFVPLAFGPGEAFQFDWSEDWAVLAGVRTKLQVAHFKLSHSRAFYLRAYPLQTHEMLFDAHNHAFAVLGGVPRRGIYDNMRTAVDRVRRGKERDVNARFAAMVSHFLFEAEFCNPASGWEKGQVEKNVRDARHRLWQVVPPFPSLPDLNAWLEERCVALWHEIEHGKLPGTVADIWTEEKNDLMPMPRPFDGFVEHTKRVSPTCLVHFERNRYSVPAPYANRPVSLRVYADRLVVAAEGQIVCEHQRLIERNHHGAGQTVYDWRHYLAVLQRKPGALRNGAPFLELPAAFKRLQAALLKQPGGDREMVEVLALVLHHDEQAVLAAVELALESGAASKTHILNVLHRLLDGKPAPAPVTSPQALKLSVEPQANVLRYDQLREVRYAS